The sequence below is a genomic window from Streptomyces sp. NBC_00289.
AAGGGGTACTCGGTGTCGTTCGAGCGGGTCTTCAGGTTGCCCGCGGGGACCACCAGACGCTCGCCCGGGAAGCGCGCGGACAGCGCGGCGCGGCGGGCGGCGGCCTCGGCGGCCTGGGGGACCGGCCGCAGGTCGCGCAGCTCGGTGTCGGCCCAGCCGGACTGCATGTTCTCCGCCAGCTCGTCGGACACGCCCGGGTACAGGCCGTTCTTGCGCTGCTTGACGGGCTCTTCCTCGGCAGTCTCCGGACCGGCTGCGGTAGCAGCGTCATCAGATACTGCCGGGAGCTGTTCTGCCACGGTCATCCTCCTAGATACGGCACTGGACCCCCTCCATCGTACGGTCGTACGGAAGGGGGCCCAGGGGGTGAGGACCTGTTACCGGTGGCTCACCGGCGTTCACTCGAAGTGTGCCGCCAGCAGGACGACGTCCTCCGCCGAGTCCGCCGCGTCCAGGCCGTCCGGCAGCACCGTCCGCAGCACGTGATCGGCGACCGCGCCCGGATCGTGCCGCAGGGCCCTCGGTACGCCGGCCGCCGCCGCGTGCAGCCGGGCGAAGGCGCGGTCGGTGGGGTCGCCGGTGCGGTGCAGCAGCCCGTCGGTGTACAGCAGGACCGTCTCTCCCGGCTCCGCCTGGATCTCCACGCTCGGCGCCTCCCAGCAGGCGAGCATCCCGAGCGGCGCGGACACGGAGGTCTCCACGAACTCCGTGCGCCGCTCGCCGATCAGCAGCGGCGGGCTGTGCCCGGCACCGGCGAGGGTGATCTTGCGCAGGGCCGGCTCGCAGTAGGCGAACAGAGCGGTCGCGGAGCGGGCGGGCTCGGTCAGTCGGAGCAGCAGTTCCAGGTCGGACAGGACGGCGACCGGGTCCTCGCCCTCCATCACGGCGTACGCCCGCAGGCTGGCCCGCAGCCGTCCCATCGCGGCGACGGCGCTCGGCCCGGAGCCGGTCACCGAGCCCACCGCCAGGCCCAGCGCGGCGTCCGGCAGGGGCAGCGCGTCGTACCAGTCGCCGCCGCCGCGCGGGCCGGTGCGGTGCCGGGCGGCGAGCCGGACGCCGGCCACCCGGGGCAGGCGTGAGGGCAGCAGTTCCTCGGACATCGTCGCCATGCATGCGCGCGTGCGCTCGATCTCCAGGAGGCGGGCCAGGTGCTCGGTGGCGTAGCGGACGTAGAGGCCGACAAGGTGGCGCTGGCGTTCGCCGGGCTCGGCGGGCTCGTCGTACAGCCACACGGCGGCGCCGAGCCGGCCGATGTCCTCGGAGGTCAGCGGGAGCGCGTAGCTGGCGGCGTAGCCGAGTCGGGCGGCCACCTCGCGGTGCCGGGGATCGAGGGCGTCCTCGGCGAACAGGTCGGGCTCGGCGATCTCGCCGTCCGCGCCGGGCAGCCCTTCGAGGATCCGGCCGTACGACAGGGAACTGCGCGGCACGGTCTCGATGTGCCCGAGGTCGGCCCGCGCGAGGCCGAGGCCGATGGTGGTGTCCGGGCCCAGCCCGTCGCCCGGCTCCAGCACGACCAGACCGCGCCGGGCACCCACCAGGGCGGCTCCGGCGCGCAGCAGTTCCTGGAGGGCGTCGGCGAGCGTGTCGGTCCGGACCAGGCGTTCGGTGAGTTCGTGGAGTGTCGTGAGGTCGGAGACCCAGGCGGCGAGACGGTCCTGGAGCAGGGCACTCGGTGCGTGGGGCGGTGGGGCCGGGGAGGTGCCCGAGGCGGCGGGCGCGGGCGCGACAGTGTGTGCGGGCGCGGGAACCGTTGAATCGATTCCAGCCACTTTCGAAGGGTGAGGGGCGTTCATGGCGTCCGGCTTTCCGACCGGTGCGTTTTGCTCAAAAGCATCGCAAACCCCCATGTCATTCTGCGCCGCTAGCGGTGTCTCCACATGTACACGCACTCGTGAGGGGATGTCCAGCATTGTCCTGCCGGGATTCCTGGTGTCCATGGGCAACCAGGGCACTTCGTACAGAATGGCAAAGTTGGCTTAAAACTGACTCGGGTAAGGGCCTATTGCGGTCGACTGGGCTTGCTCGACGGAGCGTCACAGCGGTCGTGATGGGTACGTACTCGGAGAAGGCCAGGGGTGGTTGACAGTCGCCCGGAACCTGGTGACGGACCCGGGCGTCTTAGCCACCGACGACCGTGCCCCATCCTCCCGCGTCGGAGGCGAAGAGAAATACGCGCGACAGCAAAACGCCAGACTTCGCCACCCCCGCGCCACGTCCATGCTTTTGATGGACGCAGTATGGAAACGGACACAGCCAGACGTTCGGCCCATAGGGACCCCCTTGTCTCCGACCGGGGTGTGATGCGCCAACAGGTACGCACAGTGAAGTGATCGACACATGGTGTGATGGACCACGGTGTTGCCGGCGTGCAACGGAAAGGAACGAGCGCTCATGCGCGAGATCCTCGGAAGGCGACGCAGGCTCCTGTCCCAGCGCAGCGACGGGCGGCCTGAGTTGATCGGCGCGGCCCTGACCTTCGCGACGGAATGGCAGTGGCCCGTACTCCCCGGCGTGGCGGCGGATCCGCGGGGACGGGGCGGCTGTGCCTGCCCCGACCCGGACTGCTCGGTGCCCGGCGCACATCCCTTCGACCCCGGCCTCCTCGCGGCCACCACCGACGAACGCATGGTGCGCTGGTGGTGGACCAACCGGCCCACCGCGCCGATCGTCCTGGCCACCGGGGCCCCCTCCCGCTCGGCCGGAGCCCTGGGCGGGGGAGCACCCTGCGCGGTCAGCCTGCCCGCCGCCGCGGCCGCCCGGGCCCTCGCCGCGCTCGACCGCAGAGGCATGCGTCTCGGCCCGGTCGTCGCCGCGCCCACCCGCTGGGCGCTGCTCGTGAAGCCGTACTCGATGGAACAGCTGGGCGAACTGCTCTACGCCCAGGACTTCGTCCCCGGCTCGCTCCGCTTCCACGGCGAGGGCGGCTACCTCGCCCTGCCCCCCTCCGAGTCCGGCCAGGGCCCGATCACCTGGGAGCGCGCACCGCTGCCCGGCTCGGCCGCCCCCTGGGTGCCCGACGTGGAGGCCGTGGTGGACGCGGTCGTCGAGGCGCTCACTCGTACGGGTGTGAGCGCACCCGAGTTGTAAGGGTGTCGGGCGCGCGCGGAACGCCCTGACCGTCCCCGCTCGTTATGTTCCCCACCATGAACCTCCGTCTGCTCGCCCTCGCGGGCGTCGTGGCGTGCGCGGTCGCGCTGCCGCTGGCCGTGGCGTCCGCGGGACCGGTGGGCGAGGAGGGTCGCTCGGCCGTACGGTCCGTACGCACCGCGCTGCCCGCTCCCCCCTCGCCGGCTCCGCTGCGCGCCGACGACAAGGCGTCCCCCGCCGAATCCGGCCGCTCGCCCCTCCTGCTCGGCCTGGGCCTGGCCACCGCCGCCCGCTGCGGCCCCGAACTGGCCTCCCCGGACGGAATCGAGGCGCAGACCTGCGTCATGACGCAGGGGGAGGAGACCTGGGCGCGCACCTACTACCGCAACGCGACCGGCGGCGCGGTGGACTCCATGCTGAGCCTGCTGGGGCCGGCCGGCCGCACCGTGCAGATGCGCTGCGTGGTGGGTGCCGAGGACGAGCCGGGGACCTGCGAGACACCCCGGGAGCGACTGCGGGGGAAGCCGGACGCCTACACGGCGGTCACGGAGTTCGCCACGCGGGCCGGACAGGGGCCGCTGCTGCTGCGGTCGGGGAGCAACTCCGGGGCGCCTGCGGGGAGTTGACGGGTGCCGTCATTCCGTAAAGGAAGAGGCGCATGAAAAGACCCGGTTGCTGGCGACGGGGGATGCACCAGCAACCGGGCTACTCGAACGGTAACAAGAGATCGGCTGTTCGCAAATTCGATCTCGGGGATTCCTCGGCTATTCGGACACCGACTGGCTTGACTTCTACGGGAGTTGCCCGAGGAGCCCGCCCGTTCGGCACCGCGCCGTGCGACTGACCGACCGGTCAGCCGCACGGCACGTGGTACCTGTGGGTCAGCTGAGCGTGACCTGTCGGTTGGTCAGACCGCCGCGCGCCCGGCGCTCGTCCGCGGTGAGCGGCGCGTCCGAGGCCAGAGCCCCGGCGAGGCGCTCGGCGAACTCGGCGGCGGGCTTCTCGATGTCCTCCGCCGTCACTCCGCTCGGCAGATCCCAGACCGGCACGGTCAGGCCGTGAGCGCGGAAGGAACCGACGAGACGGGTGCCCTCGCCGAGGTTCGAGCGGCCCGCCGCGTGCAGCCGCGCGAGAGCGTCCAGAAGCTGCTCCTCCGGGTGCGGCATGACCCAGCGCAGGTGGTTCTTCTCCGGGGTCTCGCACCAGTAGGCGGCGTCCACGCCCGTCAGCTTCGCGGTCGGGATGGCCGCGGCGTTCGCCCGCTCCAGGGAGGCGGCGACCTCCGGCGTGGAGTTCTCCGGGTCCGGGACCCAGAACTCGAAGCCCGGGTGCACAACTGGCTCGAACGCGCCTTCGGGGTCGAGCAGGTCCTGCAGACGCGGACCGTCGGCCGGGGCACGGCGGCCCTGGACCGGCGTTCCCGGCTCCGCGGTGAGCGCGCGCCGAAGGGTGTCGGCGAGGTCACGGCTGATGTCGCCGGACGCCGTGTCGTTCTGCAGGCCCAGCAGCACCGAGCCGTCGTCGCGGCGCAGGGCGGGCCAGGCCATCGGAAGGACCGTGGCGAGGGTGACCGACGGGACGCCCTCGGGGAGGCCGCCCTTCAGGGGCAGCGCGACCGTGGCGGCCGGGACCAGCTCGCGCATCGCCACCCAGTCGCACTCGCCCGGCAGTCCGTCGAACGGGCGGTGCACCA
It includes:
- a CDS encoding DUF5926 family protein; this encodes MAKKRPQTKAKRPQPSDAVSVGADGEVPVVGAREPCPCGSGRRYKACHGRAAAHAATELVHRPFDGLPGECDWVAMRELVPAATVALPLKGGLPEGVPSVTLATVLPMAWPALRRDDGSVLLGLQNDTASGDISRDLADTLRRALTAEPGTPVQGRRAPADGPRLQDLLDPEGAFEPVVHPGFEFWVPDPENSTPEVAASLERANAAAIPTAKLTGVDAAYWCETPEKNHLRWVMPHPEEQLLDALARLHAAGRSNLGEGTRLVGSFRAHGLTVPVWDLPSGVTAEDIEKPAAEFAERLAGALASDAPLTADERRARGGLTNRQVTLS
- a CDS encoding PP2C family protein-serine/threonine phosphatase produces the protein MLDIPSRVRVHVETPLAAQNDMGVCDAFEQNAPVGKPDAMNAPHPSKVAGIDSTVPAPAHTVAPAPAASGTSPAPPPHAPSALLQDRLAAWVSDLTTLHELTERLVRTDTLADALQELLRAGAALVGARRGLVVLEPGDGLGPDTTIGLGLARADLGHIETVPRSSLSYGRILEGLPGADGEIAEPDLFAEDALDPRHREVAARLGYAASYALPLTSEDIGRLGAAVWLYDEPAEPGERQRHLVGLYVRYATEHLARLLEIERTRACMATMSEELLPSRLPRVAGVRLAARHRTGPRGGGDWYDALPLPDAALGLAVGSVTGSGPSAVAAMGRLRASLRAYAVMEGEDPVAVLSDLELLLRLTEPARSATALFAYCEPALRKITLAGAGHSPPLLIGERRTEFVETSVSAPLGMLACWEAPSVEIQAEPGETVLLYTDGLLHRTGDPTDRAFARLHAAAAGVPRALRHDPGAVADHVLRTVLPDGLDAADSAEDVVLLAAHFE
- a CDS encoding bifunctional DNA primase/polymerase translates to MREILGRRRRLLSQRSDGRPELIGAALTFATEWQWPVLPGVAADPRGRGGCACPDPDCSVPGAHPFDPGLLAATTDERMVRWWWTNRPTAPIVLATGAPSRSAGALGGGAPCAVSLPAAAAARALAALDRRGMRLGPVVAAPTRWALLVKPYSMEQLGELLYAQDFVPGSLRFHGEGGYLALPPSESGQGPITWERAPLPGSAAPWVPDVEAVVDAVVEALTRTGVSAPEL